The Aedes aegypti strain LVP_AGWG chromosome 3, AaegL5.0 Primary Assembly, whole genome shotgun sequence genome contains a region encoding:
- the LOC110677843 gene encoding uncharacterized protein LOC110677843 — protein sequence MLEDEDEDEDESMLPEMAAIAVDSQPGPSGLNINRKRRSTENSESEVSPKRAKEDSYNAAVRAFKCGFKGCSYVNDFGAGIVTHFRTAHPNEKPSVLRNALANPEQSRFDYFMKYACFYCVKKADTIQDLLAHWKQMHKIAGRRSQDKPFLFRASKIILCFYCRKGAVMPEMKSHFASQHPGKQPIYLDFRNPKRCAECDFTMGIEKTDMITHFATHHQKENEYANGWIDFLTDDVVDKILQLNSVVYRCEKCDFITDNKTDFTIHYATKHPGFRVEFNEYEMEKCVVYYCAFNSCKSSHNSAQELAQHIQFHIPLFKCQCNTSQCSAQFRSFVMLMQHFNATHPQHDLHYALKTPDEYKAVLRSINIQFWNGFVMTLDDARRAGNRYGSYDHFFKYIDELCAKSVAAALPSS from the coding sequence ATGCTGGAAGACGAAGATGaggatgaagatgaatcgatgcTTCCCGAAATGGCGGCCATAGCTGTCGATTCCCAACCGGGACCAAGTGGACTCAACATCAATCGAAAACGCAGAAGTACTGAAAACAGTGAGTCCGAAGTGTCACCAAAGAGGGCCAAAGAAGATAGCTACAATGCTGCAGTAAGAGCGTTCAAGTGTGGCTTCAAAGGTTGTAGCTACGTAAATGACTTCGGTGCTGGAATTGTGACGCATTTCCGCACAGCACATCCCAACGAAAAGCCATCCGTACTGAGAAATGCCCTAGCTAATCCAGAACAGTCTCGTTTCGACTACTTCATGAAGTATGCTTGCTTTTACTGCGTGAAAAAGGCAGATACCATCCAAGATTTGCTGGCGCACTGGAAACAAATGCATAAAATTGCCGGCCGACGCAGTCAGGATAAACCGTTCCTTTTCCGTGCATCGAAGATCATTCTTTGCTTCTACTGTCGCAAGGGAGCTGTGATGCCCGAAATGAAGTCGCACTTTGCCTCCCAGCATCCAGGCAAACAGCCCATCTATCTGGATTTCCGCAACCCGAAACGTTGCGCCGAATGTGATTTCACAATGGGAATCGAAAAAACTGATATGATTACGCATTTTGCTACACACCACCAGAAAGAGAATGAATACGCCAATGGATGGATCGATTTCCTTACTGACGACGTGGTAGACAAAATTCTCCAACTCAACAGCGTTGTCTACCGTTGCGAAAAGTGTGATTTCATCACGGACAACAAAACCGATTTCACCATCCATTACGCCACGAAGCATCCCGGATTCCGCGTGGAGTTCAACGAATACGAAATGGAGAAATGTGTCGTCTACTATTGTGCGTTCAACAGCTGCAAGTCCAGTCATAATTCGGCACAGGAGTTGGCTCAGCACATTCAATTCCACATCCCTCTGTTCAAATGTCAGTGTAATACGTCGCAGTGCTCGGCACAGTTCCGGTCGTTTGTTATGCTGATGCAGCATTTCAATGCCACCCATCCTCAGCACGATCTGCACTATGCTCTGAAAACTCCGGACGAGTACAAGGCTGTACTACGTTCAATCAATATCCAATTCTGGAACGGCTTTGTGATGACACTGGATGATGCAAGGCGCGCCGGCAATCGCTATGGAAGCTACGACCACTTTTTCAAGTATATCGACGAGCTTTGCGCCAAATCCGTGGCCGCCGCATTACCATCCAGTTAG